From the Pseudomonas baltica genome, one window contains:
- a CDS encoding GNAT family N-acetyltransferase, whose translation MSVRIISSLADVLPDQWDRLLDAPQPFLRHGFLSALEDSGSLGPQSGWRAEHRLLEQDGQLVAALPAYRKWHSYGEYVFDHGWADACRRAGIAYYPKLLCAVPFSPVTGPRLLARNPGDGLALLRELPGYLQAEGLSSAHLNFTEPALDEHMRGQVGWLERLGCQYHWHNRGYRDFQDFLDTLSSRKRKQMRKEREQVAAQGMVFDWREGHELNERDWDFVYLCYANTYAVRGQSPYLTREFFSLLAERMPDMIRVVFALQGSRPVAMAFSLVGGDSLYGRYWGCLAEFDRLHFETCFYQGMDYAIAKGIKRFDAGAQGEHKLIRGFEPTITRSWHYLTHPGLEAAVREFLEQERVGVLAYAEEARAALPYRQG comes from the coding sequence ATGTCCGTTCGTATAATTTCCAGCCTCGCTGATGTTCTCCCCGACCAGTGGGATAGATTGCTGGACGCACCTCAGCCGTTCTTGCGCCACGGATTTCTCTCGGCACTCGAGGACAGCGGCAGCCTCGGGCCCCAATCGGGCTGGCGCGCCGAGCATCGGCTGCTGGAACAGGACGGACAGTTGGTGGCGGCGCTCCCGGCTTATCGAAAATGGCATTCCTATGGCGAGTACGTCTTTGATCACGGTTGGGCCGACGCATGCCGGCGCGCTGGCATCGCTTACTACCCCAAGCTGCTCTGCGCCGTGCCGTTCAGTCCGGTAACCGGGCCGCGCCTTTTGGCCCGCAATCCAGGTGATGGTCTGGCGTTGTTGCGCGAGCTACCGGGCTATCTGCAGGCAGAGGGGCTGTCCAGCGCCCATTTGAATTTCACCGAGCCTGCGCTCGACGAGCATATGCGTGGTCAAGTGGGTTGGCTTGAGCGGTTGGGGTGCCAATATCACTGGCATAACCGCGGTTATCGGGATTTCCAGGATTTTCTCGACACCCTCAGCTCGCGTAAACGCAAGCAGATGCGCAAGGAGCGTGAACAAGTGGCCGCCCAGGGCATGGTGTTCGACTGGCGTGAAGGGCACGAGCTGAACGAACGAGACTGGGATTTCGTCTATCTGTGTTACGCCAATACCTACGCGGTGCGCGGGCAGTCGCCGTATCTGACACGTGAGTTCTTCAGCCTGCTGGCCGAGCGCATGCCCGATATGATTCGCGTGGTGTTCGCCTTGCAAGGCTCGCGTCCGGTCGCCATGGCGTTCAGCCTGGTCGGTGGCGATAGCTTGTATGGCCGTTACTGGGGATGCCTTGCCGAGTTCGACCGGTTGCACTTCGAGACGTGTTTCTATCAGGGCATGGATTACGCGATCGCCAAGGGGATCAAGCGCTTTGACGCTGGCGCTCAGGGCGAGCACAAGCTGATTCGCGGCTTCGAACCGACCATCACGCGGTCGTGGCACTACCTGACGCATCCTGGGCTGGAGGCTGCGGTGCGAGAGTTCCTGGAACAGGAGCGGGTGGGGGTATTGGCCTATGCCGAGGAGGCGCGGGCGGCGTTGCCTTATCGGCAGGGGTGA
- a CDS encoding OprD family porin yields the protein MRKIFNTLQLSAMTAAVVMALPTLVHASDQSDTKGFVDGSSLNLLNRNVFWNQTGGGGHTRDWSQALMATFSSGFTQGTVGVGVDAFADLALRIDGSTDRAGGPTIPTDNDGDPKHGIAKGGGDVKFQVSNTQLKVGDLQPNAPVFATADNYLMPQTASGFLITSHEWAGLNLEAGHFTSGTGTTTAAHSGNIMASYAKVDTPSASYAGAKYQFSKEFTASLYGAHLEDVWNQYYLNLNLVHPFSDNQALAVDFNLYRTLDDGDAKAGTINTTATSLSAAYTLGAHTFTLAGQKINGDEPFDYVGFGDNDAAGRYGNSISLADSVQYSDFNGPNERSFQLRYDLDMTSYGVPGLGFMARHIRGYGIDGTHVDSSSAYVNFYGADDSEHETDAEVKYAVQSGPAKNLTFHLREAWHDGDASTGGKLIQTRLITEYPLNIF from the coding sequence ATGAGAAAAATCTTTAATACGCTTCAATTGAGCGCCATGACCGCTGCCGTCGTGATGGCATTGCCAACCTTGGTGCACGCCAGTGATCAATCCGACACCAAAGGCTTTGTCGATGGCAGCAGTTTGAATCTGCTGAACCGCAACGTGTTCTGGAACCAGACCGGGGGCGGCGGTCATACTCGTGACTGGAGCCAGGCACTGATGGCCACCTTCAGCTCGGGCTTCACCCAAGGCACCGTCGGCGTGGGCGTTGACGCTTTCGCTGACCTGGCATTGCGTATCGATGGCAGTACTGACCGTGCGGGCGGTCCGACCATTCCCACCGATAACGACGGTGATCCGAAGCACGGCATCGCCAAGGGCGGCGGCGACGTCAAGTTCCAGGTGTCCAACACCCAGTTGAAAGTGGGGGATCTACAACCCAATGCGCCGGTCTTTGCCACCGCTGACAACTATCTGATGCCGCAAACCGCGTCGGGCTTCTTGATCACCAGCCACGAGTGGGCGGGGCTGAACCTGGAAGCCGGTCACTTCACGTCGGGCACCGGCACCACCACTGCTGCGCATAGCGGCAACATCATGGCCAGCTATGCCAAGGTCGATACTCCTTCGGCGAGCTATGCGGGCGCCAAGTACCAGTTCAGCAAGGAGTTCACCGCTTCGCTGTACGGGGCTCACCTGGAAGACGTGTGGAACCAGTACTACCTGAACCTGAACCTGGTTCATCCGTTCTCGGATAACCAGGCGCTGGCGGTGGATTTCAACCTGTACCGCACCCTCGACGACGGCGATGCCAAGGCCGGTACCATCAACACCACCGCGACGTCGCTGTCGGCTGCCTACACTTTGGGCGCGCACACCTTCACGCTGGCCGGGCAGAAGATCAACGGTGACGAGCCGTTCGATTACGTCGGCTTCGGTGACAACGACGCTGCCGGCCGCTACGGCAACTCGATCAGCCTGGCGGACTCGGTGCAGTACTCCGACTTCAACGGCCCGAACGAGCGCTCGTTCCAACTGCGTTATGACCTCGACATGACCAGTTACGGCGTGCCAGGGCTGGGCTTCATGGCGCGTCATATCCGCGGTTATGGCATCGATGGCACCCACGTCGACAGCTCTTCGGCGTACGTCAATTTCTATGGCGCGGATGACAGCGAACACGAAACCGATGCCGAGGTGAAATACGCGGTGCAATCGGGCCCTGCGAAGAACCTGACCTTCCACCTGCGCGAAGCCTGGCACGATGGAGATGCGTCCACCGGTGGCAAGTTGATTCAGACTCGCTTGATTACCGAATACCCGCTGAATATTTTCTGA
- a CDS encoding ABC transporter ATP-binding protein has translation MIYRRFEQWIDIFREAPTESPPSKVLAFYIYYLRQVWPTFAVLLVVGLIGALIEVALFRYLSRIIDMAQGTPNVHFFQDNALELIWMLVVTLVLRPIFIGLHDLLVHQTISPGMTSMIRWQNHNYVLKQSMNFFHSDFAGRIAQRIMQTGNSLRDSAVAAVDALWHVLIYSISALVLFAEADWRLMIPLICWIGLYILSLYYFVPRVKERSVISSDARSKLMGRIVDGYSNIATLKLFAHTSMEQQYAREALTEQTEKTQMASRVITSMDFAITAINGLLIVGTTGLALWLWTQSLISVGAIALATGLVIRIVNMSGWIMWVVNGIFENIGMVQDGLQTIAQPVTVTDPKGAPALNVSRGNVRFESVDFSYGKGPNIIDGLTLDIRPGEKIGLIGPSGAGKSTLVNLLLRLYDLPAGRIVIDGQDIASVTQESLRAQIGLITQDTSLLHRSILENLRYGKPNATEEQVWDAVRKARAEEFIPLLSDSEGRTGFEAHVGERGVKISGGQRQRIAIARVLLKNAPILIMDEATSALDSEVEAAIQESLETLMKGKTVIAIAHRLSTIAKMDRLVVLQHGRIVEVGSHAELLAQQGLYARLWHHQTGGFVGID, from the coding sequence ATGATCTACCGCCGCTTCGAGCAATGGATCGATATCTTCCGCGAAGCTCCAACCGAGTCGCCGCCCAGCAAGGTCCTGGCGTTCTATATCTACTACTTGCGCCAGGTCTGGCCGACCTTCGCCGTGCTGTTGGTGGTCGGGCTGATCGGCGCGCTGATCGAAGTCGCGCTGTTCCGCTACCTCAGCCGGATCATCGACATGGCGCAGGGCACACCCAACGTGCACTTCTTCCAGGACAACGCCCTCGAGCTGATCTGGATGTTGGTGGTCACCCTGGTGCTGCGGCCGATCTTCATCGGTTTGCACGACCTGCTGGTGCACCAGACCATCAGCCCTGGCATGACCAGCATGATCCGCTGGCAAAATCACAACTACGTGCTCAAGCAGAGCATGAACTTCTTTCATAGCGACTTTGCCGGGCGCATCGCCCAACGCATCATGCAGACCGGCAACTCGCTGCGCGACTCGGCCGTGGCTGCCGTCGATGCCCTGTGGCACGTGCTGATCTACTCCATCAGTGCCTTGGTGCTGTTCGCCGAGGCGGACTGGCGCCTGATGATCCCGCTGATCTGCTGGATCGGGCTGTACATCCTGTCGTTGTATTACTTCGTGCCACGGGTCAAGGAACGCTCGGTGATCTCTTCCGATGCCCGTTCCAAGCTGATGGGGCGCATCGTCGATGGCTATTCCAACATCGCCACCCTCAAGCTGTTCGCCCACACCAGCATGGAGCAGCAATACGCTCGTGAAGCATTGACCGAGCAGACCGAAAAAACTCAGATGGCCAGCCGGGTCATTACCAGCATGGATTTCGCCATCACCGCCATCAACGGTCTGCTGATCGTCGGCACCACCGGGCTGGCACTGTGGCTGTGGACGCAATCGCTGATTTCGGTGGGCGCCATCGCGCTGGCCACAGGCCTGGTAATTCGTATCGTCAACATGTCTGGCTGGATCATGTGGGTGGTCAATGGCATCTTCGAGAACATCGGCATGGTGCAGGACGGCCTGCAGACCATCGCCCAGCCCGTAACGGTGACCGATCCTAAAGGCGCTCCGGCGCTCAACGTCAGCCGTGGCAATGTGCGCTTCGAAAGCGTCGACTTCAGCTACGGTAAAGGCCCTAACATCATCGATGGCCTGACCCTGGATATTCGCCCCGGCGAAAAAATCGGCCTGATCGGTCCTTCCGGCGCTGGCAAATCGACCCTGGTCAACCTGCTGCTGCGCCTCTATGACCTGCCTGCCGGGCGCATCGTGATCGACGGCCAGGACATCGCCAGCGTCACTCAGGAGAGCCTGCGAGCACAGATCGGCCTGATCACTCAGGACACTTCGCTGTTGCACCGCTCGATCCTCGAGAACCTGCGCTACGGCAAGCCGAATGCCACGGAGGAACAGGTCTGGGATGCGGTACGCAAGGCGCGCGCCGAAGAGTTCATCCCGCTGCTGTCCGACTCCGAGGGACGAACCGGTTTCGAAGCGCATGTGGGCGAACGCGGGGTGAAGATTTCCGGTGGTCAGCGCCAGCGCATCGCGATTGCGCGGGTATTGCTCAAGAACGCACCGATCCTGATCATGGACGAAGCCACGTCAGCACTGGACTCGGAAGTCGAGGCAGCGATCCAGGAGAGCCTCGAGACGCTGATGAAGGGCAAGACCGTGATCGCCATCGCGCACCGACTGTCGACCATTGCCAAGATGGATCGCCTGGTGGTGCTGCAGCATGGGCGTATCGTCGAGGTCGGCAGTCATGCCGAGCTGCTGGCCCAACAAGGGCTGTATGCGCGGCTGTGGCATCACCAGACGGGAGGGTTTGTCGGGATTGATTGA